One part of the Lotus japonicus ecotype B-129 chromosome 2, LjGifu_v1.2 genome encodes these proteins:
- the LOC130738100 gene encoding uncharacterized protein LOC130738100 gives MDPYGSIDDKCENRLYIGNLDLRITEAALLKLFSPYGKIVSEDFLYHTRGPKRGEPRGFAFIQYSTKEEAELAKEKMHGRFACGRPLVVRLASEKYMLETADMSSKVAGGGHKVHLTGGGVGQTTSRTAKIAAIKNKLKSLEEESSGTKKQKQT, from the exons ATG GATCCTTATGGTTCTATTGATGACAAGTGTGAAAATAGACTCTATATTGGTAACCTTGATCTCAGAATTACAGA AGCTGCTCTGCTTAAATTGTTCTCTCCTTATGGAAAGATCGTTTCTGAGGACTTCTTATATCACACTCGTGGCCCAAAACGCGGGGAACCGCGCGGTTTTGCTTTTATCCAGTATAGCACGAAAGAG GAAGCAGAATTGGCCAAGGAGAAAATGCATGGAAGGTTCGCTTGCGGCCGGCCATTGGTTGTTCGTCTTGCTAGCGAGAAGTACATGTTGGAAACAGCTGATATGTCTTCCAAAGTAGCAGGTGGAGGGCACAAGGTGCATCTCACCGGTGGCGGTGTGGGACAGACGACAAGTCGTACTGCAAAAATAGCTGCAATAAAGAATAAATTGAAATCCTTAGAGGAGGAGAGTTCTGGGACCAAGAAACAGAAGCAAACTTGA
- the LOC130736491 gene encoding uncharacterized protein LOC130736491, whose protein sequence is MVISVASDAVKCRMFPATFKGTAMAWFTTLPRESITNFHDFSSKFLVQFSASKTKQVTIEDLYNVRQSEGETLKQYMKRFSAASVKIEESEPNACARSFKNGLQPGKLNNKLSRKPARSMAEVRARANTYILDEEDDAFKRRRAKVEKDGDQRDASPEDKPSMEKAEGSKRRDRKVRTSEKVPREPLYLKKENFERRRPWHQADSHWREESGKSLSAHLTELLREVKATHAVEEGEKETGPPRAALDKTKWCEYHRSAEHDIGDYFTLKNEIERLIRAGRPQLSDRGDRWSGERQRGNWYNGARQQDDLKREDRRRTPNTDKKETLATRKRGRKRPSIRTLSRRLGR, encoded by the coding sequence ATGGTAATCAGTGTCGCATCCGATGCTgtaaagtgcaggatgtttccggCTACATTCAAGGGAACTGCCATGGCATGGTTCACAACCCTACCCCGAGAATCAATCACGAATTTCCatgacttctcatccaagttccTCGTCCAGTTTTCGGCAAGTAAAACCAAGCAAGTGACAATTGAGGATTTGTACAATGTGCGCCAGTCCGAGGGCGAGACTCTGAAACAGTATATGAAACGATTTAGCGCCGCGTCGGTGAAGATTGAGGAGTCAGAGCCAAATGCATGCGCCCGTTCCTTCAAGAACGGTTTGCAGCCTGGAAAACTGAATAACAAATTAAGTCGCAAGCCCGCCCGGTCAATGGCGGAGGTTCGAGCGCGAGCAAACACCTACATACTtgacgaggaggatgatgctttTAAGCGAAGGCGTGCGAAGGTAGAGAAAGATGGCGACCAGAGGGATGCATCGCCAGAGGACAAGCCGAGTATGGAGAAAGCGGAAGGAAGCAAGAGACGAGACAGGAAGGTGCGTACGAGTGAAAAGGTGCCGAGGGAACCGTTGTATcttaaaaaggaaaatttcGAGCGTCGCCGACCCTGGCATCAAGCCGACTCTCACTGGCGAGAGGAGTCAGGGAAGAGTTTGAGTGCGCATCTGACGGAGCTGTTGCGTGAGGTTAAAGCGACACAcgcagttgaggaaggcgaGAAAGAGACAGGCCCGCCCCGGGCAGCGTTAGATAAgaccaagtggtgtgaataccacCGCTCAGCAGAACATGACATTGGGGACTATTTTACTCTGAAGAACGAGATCGAGAGGCTCATCCGAGCGGGGCGTCCACAGTTGAGTGATCGTGGTGATCGCTGGAGCGGAGAGCGGCAAAGAGGAAACTGGTATAATGGGGCCCGCCAGCAAGATGATCTTAAGCGAGAGGATCGCCGCCGTACCCCAAACactgacaaaaaggaaacactGGCCACACGGAAAAGGGGGCGGAAGAGACCTTCAATAAGGACCTTGAGCCGCCGGTTGGGACGATAA